The genomic window GACGTGGTCTTTATCTCCGAGAAATGTCAATGGGTTGTTCGCGGGATTTCGCGTTCGGTACCAATGTTCTTCCGATAACAGTTCCATGAACGAAGAGGTACACGGCCAGACGACGTGTTGCCATGATTGTCGGTCTTTCGTTTGCGCTTTGGCGGTAAACATAACCGAACATGTGATCACAAACTTGCCaaggtttttttctttctttacctCATCTCCTTGACGCTCTTACAGGGACTTGTTTCTAGTTACTCGTGGTACAACGTTTATGTTTACGCACTATCTAAAGACGATTCACTAGGATTTCTATACGTGAGTGGTTGGACGTCGAGCGTCGTTCTGACAGCAGAAAGCAGTAAGGCAAACTAAATGTATGCGTTAtgtttaattattaagaAATAGAACCGACCGGCGCTCCCCGGAATATGTCCGTGGTCGATATCGTCGGAGGAAAGGAGCTATTAGTGGAGTGGAGCGAAGTGTCGTGCACCGAAATCAACGGATTGTTGAGGGAGTACGTCATTTACTatcaaagagaaagcgaatCAACACTGCTACATGTTACTGCATCTCCACATTCTACAGTACGACCTATACCTAAACTAATAATCGAATAATCTAACGGGCTTTGTATAGAATTTTACTATATCAAACTTGGAGCCTCTTAACGAGTATTCGGTAAGGATGCGAGCTGTCACAGGAGCGGGAGAAGGTCCTCTTACTTCTGTAGTCAAAGCACGTACAGCTCAGCGAGGTAAAGCGTCTTTCTAGTTAATTACGCGGTCACCACCGCTTGCCGCAGGAAGCAGCTCATCTGTCACAAAGTCCGAAGTAGGCAGGTGTGACAGCAACTGCGCTTTTCCCTTTACTTACCAGAAATTCAAGTACACTGATTGTACAAAAGTTGGATTGCAATATCGGAATTTCAGGCCTTGGTGCATGACAAACGGAAGTCAAGCATTGTGGACGTCTTGTAATTGCGATTTCGGTAAACACAAGTGTGTCTGAGCTATTAATAACTTATGTTCTGAATTTTAGCAATAGTTCAAGATCTTGGCACATGTGAACTATACACGAGTTCTATACGGTTGCTGCAAAATCAGCTAAAGCAGGTACGTAGGCACATATATTAGGAATTTGCTGTTTTAATTATAACTGATGTAGGAGTTAATATGCGGGACTTCTTAATCAAAGCCTTTCGAATGAAAAACCTTCATCATCCAAACGTGATGAAGTTGATTGGCATCTGCTGGTCACCCAATCCTGAAGACGAGCAATACTACAGGCCTTTACTATTGCTTCCTTACATGGTTCTACAAGATTTGAAGACATATTTAAGAAAGCAAAGAGTCCTTTATTCGCTCAGTTCTGCAGCAAATGATGAAGATAATAAAGATAGGACTCGCAATGTAACAGTGGCTTTGGGGCTACAGCATCTTTGTGATAACAGAATATGTTTTTAGCATTGCAAAGTGCAAACTGCTGCAGTTTGGCTATCAAATTGCCAAAGGAATGGAATATTTGTCCGGGAAGATGATACTGCATCGAGATTTGGCTGCCCGCAATTGCATGTATGTACCATTCACTATTTATAGCGCATTTACTGGCAAATGTTTAATTGAGCCGCTTTAGGGTGGACTGGGATCTGACCGTCAAAATATCCGATTTCGGATTAGCTCGAGTATTGCAAGAGAACAAGGAATACTACCGAATTACACCTGGCAAAGGCAATCAACTTCCTATTCGCTGGGTAGCCCTCGAAGGATTAACAGACGGAATATTTACATCAAAAAGCGACGTGGTGAGTCCGTATCAAAGTAATGTGAAAGCGCTTACTGGTTCCTATCTAATTATTCAGTGGTCGTATGGGATTACGTTGTGGGAGGTAATGGCGATAGGAAAGACTCCCTATCCCGGGGTACCAATTAGCGATTTCATCAAGCTCCTCGAAGAAGGAATGCGTCTCAGTCAACCAATGCACTCCCCTGAAAGAATGTAATTGATTATGCTGCTACTGATGTAATATTTGTACTCTATAATCTAAGGTTCAAGATCATGGGCGATTGTTGGAAGGAAGACCCAGAAGAGCGACCGTCATTTCCGCAGCTAGTCAATGATGTCAGTGAACTGATGTTGGCCAACAAAGAAGGGGGTTACGTAACAGTTTAGTGACGTGTAAAAGTCGGCTTCATCGTACACTGATTTTGGCCTGTTGGGGAATAGAGCAGACTCACTTTTATTCACCTTGTTATATGCGGTTTTTAATTACAGTGTACTACTGTAGCGTCCGCCaatacgtaattaattaattacacgTCAATCTAAGcagagatagagaaggagagggatatgaaactccgggtcacgtgatctatTTAGATGAGTAGAGGTCTGTTGCCCTTTTTACCCGGATGCGCTCGTAACGAAGGCGGCTATTTGTACTGCATCTGAGAGCTACGGTCTTCGGAAGCCTGGAAACCAGTGTCGCTAGAGAAACCCTACCCAACCCTACGTGTAACGATGAATGAAACCACGGAAGGCGCGCCCGTTATGTGCAGCGATTCACCTTATGATCCATCaatcttcgcttttcgtttattttttttaatcAATATATCTCTGCTACTTGCGAAGATGTAAGCGAAGCTTTCGAGGCATCACAACGATAAGAGAGAGTGGAAAATCGTACAAAGTCGGAgttaagaaaaaaattaattttttctttagaagaaGCAATATTGGATAAGATCAAGCATAAGTCTCTTCACAGATAAATGGTCTACGCGGGTAAAATAGCAGCGAACAAGCTCGCCTAATGTTCTTGCCACAGGAGGGAGCAAAAGGTGACGTGGCGAAAACGCCTATTTTGCTGTTTATCAGCGGAACGGCAGATGCCAGCGTCGAGAGTTGAGCCTATGTCTATTCTCCGACCCTTGTGCTTTTGTTTGGGCCCATTTGCGAGAATATTGGCGGTCGCAAAAAAACGCAGGAGGGAGCAAAAGACCATCTCCGCATAATGCGCGCGTCTACCGTGGTTTTATGCATCGTTACGCGTAGGGCTGGGCAGGGTTTCTCTAGCGACACTGGTTTCCAGGCTTCCGAAAGATCGTACCGAACATTTTCTCTCAGATGCAGTACAAATAGCCGCCTTCGTTACGAGCGCATCCGGGTAAAAAGGGCAACAGACCTCTACTCACCTCTACTCATCTAAatagatcacgtgacccggagtttcatatccctctccttctctatctctgATCTAAGTTTCTTGATTACACTGTTAGTTGGCAGCAATTTACATTAGAGCAGAGGAGTATGATGCTGATGCTGCATTTTTTCTCATCCTTCTAGTCTCAAAACTTGATACTTATAACGTGGCAGCGTGCGTTAAGTCTTCTCGTCCGGTTTTCTTTCCtgttttctcgttcttctcgaccAACGACGGTATGTTTTACGTTGGTAATGGTTCTCACCTAGACTGGAAGGGTGTTGTAGCTCTTCGTCTTGCTTTCCAAGTCTCGCTTGGCCTTGTAGCAAATTAGCTCTTCTCCTAGGCTTGCTCTTGCCATCTGCGTAGTAGTCGACTGTGCCGTTGCAGACTGTCTACGTACCACGACTTCAGGCggccgccggcgtcgcctaTCTCGCCTCGCGTCTGTTTGTTCATCGCGATATCGCCGTACGAAactgtctcgtcggcgaaagtaataatcaatttttagtGAAAGTTTCCGACTTTGGAATGGCAAGAGATATTTACCAAGAAGAGTACTATCGACATAAAGGCGGTACAATGCCCATTTGATGGATGGCCCCAGAAGCGATAACCGACGGGAAGTACACTGTCGAATCAGACGTCTGGTCATTAGGCGTTCTTCTATGGGAGATCTTCGTCTTTGGGTATCAGCCGTATTTTGGTAAGAGCAACAAGCAAGTGATCGGCGGAATTCTTCAAGGTAGCTTGAGTTTGGAGTGTCCTTCGCTCTGTCCCAAGTCAGTATATCAGTTCATGCTTCGCTGCTGGGAAAGGGATCCGTCGGATAGAATCAAGTCGAGTGACGTGGCGAACGCTTTGCAAGCTATGAGAGATCTGGGCGACATATCTGCGGGTCATTTAGATATGTCGTCGACCGAATCGAAGTCGGAGGATTGCACGCCTATGAGTTCTTTTACTCCTCCCAACTCCAAATTCGAAGAACAACGCTTATTGCCTCAGTCGAATAACGCTTACTACTTGGATATGAGTGGCGGCAAAGCTCCTTCGGCGTCGAGTCAGTGGTCAGAAGCGTTATGTGAGTGCGGAGCTATTAAGAAAATGCCAACGGCAGGTACCAGTTAAGTCAACGCTGCGGCGCAGGATTTGTCCAATTCTCCTGCAAGTTATTTGATTATTGCGTCGACCCAATCAAAGATGCC from Oscarella lobularis chromosome 1, ooOscLobu1.1, whole genome shotgun sequence includes these protein-coding regions:
- the LOC136186296 gene encoding receptor-type tyrosine-protein phosphatase F-like isoform X1; this encodes MVKRTGLIIEGRTILCVVLVFTSLLWSTTETTTTTPEIETPTTLVERGVPSQPPANLTVTSLDPFLHRNSCINCIRVEWDPPPLEDRNGNISLYEIHYVGEEFDTNPHTVNVSGYVQSFHTILTGLEEFVVYDVKIRAYNPIHPSPYSSIQSVRTYAVPPARPTDLSFLNVTSISGVDGLVDLKVTWSLSPRNVNGLFAGFRVRYQCSSDNSSMNEEVHGQTTCCHDCRSFVCALAVNITEHVITNLPSYSWYNVYVYALSKDDSLGFLYVSGWTSSVVLTAESKPTGAPRNMSVVDIVGGKELLVEWSEVSCTEINGLLREYVIYYQRESESTLLHVTASPHSTNFTISNLEPLNEYSVRMRAVTGAGEGPLTSVVKARTAQRGSSSSVTKSEVGRCDSNCAFPFTYQKFKYTDCTKVGLQYRNFRPWCMTNGSQALWTSCNCDFAIVQDLGTCELYTSSIRLLQNQLKQELICGTS
- the LOC136186296 gene encoding receptor-type tyrosine-protein phosphatase F-like isoform X3, producing the protein MVKRTGLIIEGRTILCVVLVFTSLLWSTTETTTTTPEIETPTTLVERGVPSQPPANLTVTSLDPFLHRNSCINCIRVEWDPPPLEDRNGNISLYEIHYVGEEFDTNPHTVNVSGYVQSFHTILTGLEEFVVYDVKIRAYNPIHPSPYSSIQSVRTYAVPPARPTDLSFLNVTSISGVDGLVDLKVTWSLSPRNVNGLFAGFRVRYQCSSDNSSMNEEVHGQTTCCHDCRSFVCALAVNITEHVITNLPSYSWYNVYVYALSKDDSLGFLYVSGWTSSVVLTAESKPTGAPRNMSVVDIVGGKELLVEWSEVSCTEINGLLREYVIYYQRESESTLLHVTASPHSTNFTISNLEPLNEYSVRMRAVTGAGEGPLTSVVKARTAQRGSSSSVTKSEVGRCDSNCAFPFTYQKFKPWCMTNGSQALWTSCNCDFAIVQDLGTCELYTSSIRLLQNQLKQELICGTS
- the LOC136186296 gene encoding receptor-type tyrosine-protein phosphatase F-like isoform X2 — encoded protein: MVKRTGLIIEGRTILCVVLVFTSLLWSTTETTTTTPEIETPTTLVERVPSQPPANLTVTSLDPFLHRNSCINCIRVEWDPPPLEDRNGNISLYEIHYVGEEFDTNPHTVNVSGYVQSFHTILTGLEEFVVYDVKIRAYNPIHPSPYSSIQSVRTYAVPPARPTDLSFLNVTSISGVDGLVDLKVTWSLSPRNVNGLFAGFRVRYQCSSDNSSMNEEVHGQTTCCHDCRSFVCALAVNITEHVITNLPSYSWYNVYVYALSKDDSLGFLYVSGWTSSVVLTAESKPTGAPRNMSVVDIVGGKELLVEWSEVSCTEINGLLREYVIYYQRESESTLLHVTASPHSTNFTISNLEPLNEYSVRMRAVTGAGEGPLTSVVKARTAQRGSSSSVTKSEVGRCDSNCAFPFTYQKFKYTDCTKVGLQYRNFRPWCMTNGSQALWTSCNCDFAIVQDLGTCELYTSSIRLLQNQLKQELICGTS
- the LOC136186321 gene encoding fibroblast growth factor receptor-like, whose protein sequence is MMKIIKIGLAIIAKCKLLQFGYQIAKGMEYLSGKMILHRDLAARNCMVDWDLTVKISDFGLARVLQENKEYYRITPGKGNQLPIRWVALEGLTDGIFTSKSDVWSYGITLWEVMAIGKTPYPGVPISDFIKLLEEGMRLSQPMHSPERMFKIMGDCWKEDPEERPSFPQLVNDVSELMLANKEGGYVTV
- the LOC136199276 gene encoding NT-3 growth factor receptor-like → MAPEAITDGKYTVESDVWSLGVLLWEIFVFGYQPYFGKSNKQVIGGILQGSLSLECPSLCPKSVYQFMLRCWERDPSDRIKSSDVANALQAMRDLGDISAGHLDMSSTESKSEDCTPMSSFTPPNSKFEEQRLLPQSNNAYYLDMSGGKAPSASSQWSEALCECGAIKKMPTAGTS